The following proteins are encoded in a genomic region of Ornithodoros turicata isolate Travis chromosome 6, ASM3712646v1, whole genome shotgun sequence:
- the LOC135397088 gene encoding papilin-like, which yields MMLADRVGSEVKQYLERQLLMMGLPEKCAVKRGECNKKSFLTRYYFNETKKRCFSFFTCLGEGDKFYPVMMECVRDCAPRQKPAKCYKEKATRCRGDMPGERAWTYDLTEKRCEKVENACDGTKNKFVSQEQCVAECLSMT from the exons ATGATGTTGGCCGACCGTGTCGGAAGTGAGGTGAAACAGTATCTCGAAAGACAGTTGCTGATGATGG GTCTTCCAGAAAAATGTGCAGTAAAGAGAGGAGAGTGCAATAAAAAAAGTTTCCTGACAAGATACTACTTCAACGAGACAAAGAAGCGGTGTTTCTCTTTCTTCACTTGTCTTGGCGAAGGAGACAAGTTTTACCCAGTTATGATGGAGTGTGTCAGAGACTGCGCACCAA GACAAAAACCAGCAAAGTGCTACAAAGAAAAGGCAACAAGATGCAGAGGAGATATGCCCGGCGAGAGAGCCTGGACGTACGATCTTACAGAGAAGAGATGTGAAAAAGTTGAAAATGCTTGCGACGGTACCAAGAACAAGTTTGTATCACAGGAGCAATGTGTAGCAGAATGCTT